From one Candidatus Eisenbacteria bacterium genomic stretch:
- the hemE gene encoding uroporphyrinogen decarboxylase: protein MSQKKKTSCSTENSPYLAAVAGLKPERTPIWIMRQAGRYLPEYRAVREKTTFIDLCKTPELACEVTLQPIRRFGFDAAILFSDILVPLEPMGVPFNFDSGGPKIEKPIRHEEDITALRIVDAREHLSYVGDAIRLLKTELGATPLIGFAGAPFTLASYLIEGGGSKDFRHIKTLLYSRPDLLAKLLNKLADQVGDYLLMQVEAGVDAVQLFDTWGGILTPEDYRIHILPVVRKIFAKLESTGIPRTLFLKGAAPYLDDVARSGAEMIGLDWTMDIGRSIKQLGGFPVQGNLDPMVLFGASDEIRRRALDICRAGSAAPGHVFNLGHGITPPTPIDAVHVLVETVQNYRRSDPS, encoded by the coding sequence TTGAGCCAGAAAAAAAAGACGTCCTGCTCAACGGAGAATTCACCTTACCTGGCGGCGGTTGCCGGATTAAAACCGGAACGCACGCCGATCTGGATTATGCGACAGGCGGGCCGTTATCTTCCTGAGTACAGGGCCGTCCGCGAGAAAACCACCTTCATCGATTTGTGCAAGACCCCCGAATTGGCTTGCGAGGTCACGCTGCAGCCGATCCGCCGTTTTGGTTTTGACGCGGCGATCCTTTTCAGCGACATCCTTGTCCCGCTAGAACCGATGGGCGTTCCCTTTAACTTTGATTCCGGGGGACCGAAGATTGAAAAGCCCATTCGTCATGAAGAAGACATCACGGCGCTTCGAATCGTCGACGCGCGGGAGCATCTCTCCTATGTCGGCGACGCCATTCGCCTCCTCAAAACAGAACTGGGCGCGACGCCCCTGATCGGCTTTGCGGGCGCTCCTTTCACTCTTGCCTCTTATCTGATAGAGGGGGGCGGCAGCAAGGATTTCCGCCATATAAAAACGCTGCTCTACAGCCGGCCGGACCTTCTGGCAAAACTGCTCAATAAGCTTGCCGATCAGGTCGGCGATTATCTCTTGATGCAGGTCGAGGCCGGCGTCGACGCCGTTCAATTGTTTGACACTTGGGGGGGGATTCTAACACCGGAAGATTATAGGATTCACATTCTTCCCGTTGTCCGGAAAATCTTCGCCAAGCTCGAGAGCACCGGCATCCCCCGCACCCTCTTTCTGAAGGGCGCCGCGCCCTATCTCGACGACGTCGCCCGATCCGGCGCTGAGATGATCGGGCTGGATTGGACGATGGATATCGGCCGGTCGATAAAACAACTTGGCGGCTTCCCGGTTCAAGGGAACCTCGATCCCATGGTGCTCTTCGGCGCCTCTGACGAGATCCGGCGGCGGGCGCTGGACATCTGCCGGGCGGGATCGGCCGCTCCGGGGCATGTGTTCAATCTGGGACACGGCATTACACCGCCGACGCCCATCGATGCGGTTCACGTTCTCGTGGAAACCGTGCAGAATTATCGGAGGAGTGACCCATCGTGA